In Allomuricauda ruestringensis DSM 13258, the following proteins share a genomic window:
- a CDS encoding helix-turn-helix domain-containing protein, with protein sequence MAIIVNLNVVMAKRKMSLNELSEKVGLTLANLSILKTGKAKAIRFSTLESICNVLECQPGDILEYVDDQQSTIAR encoded by the coding sequence ATGGCTATTATAGTAAATTTGAATGTGGTAATGGCCAAGAGGAAGATGTCCCTAAATGAACTTTCCGAGAAAGTAGGGTTGACACTGGCAAATCTTTCAATACTTAAAACGGGCAAGGCCAAAGCAATTAGGTTCAGTACGCTGGAATCTATTTGCAATGTATTGGAATGCCAACCAGGCGACATCTTGGAATATGTCGATGACCAACAAAGCACAATTGCTAGATAA
- a CDS encoding DUF2975 domain-containing protein yields MKNIKSQITDRGSTLLLKFVVLFLAIAAICLFGFLLYVSIAADSMGIFRPILLGICVTEIPFLYALYQAHRLLLYIDRNKAFSNASIKALNKIKLSAFTISLLYTGGMPYIYYVGEVDDAPGIILMGLILAVVPFIVAVFAAVLLKLFQNGLNIKSENDLTV; encoded by the coding sequence ATGAAAAACATCAAATCACAAATTACAGATCGAGGCTCCACCCTCTTACTAAAATTTGTTGTTTTATTTTTAGCTATCGCAGCAATCTGTTTGTTTGGCTTTTTATTGTATGTATCCATTGCCGCTGATAGCATGGGGATATTTAGGCCAATTTTATTGGGGATATGTGTGACTGAAATTCCTTTCCTGTATGCACTCTACCAGGCCCACAGGCTACTGCTTTATATTGATAGGAACAAAGCATTTTCAAATGCATCGATCAAGGCCTTAAATAAAATTAAGTTAAGTGCCTTTACAATAAGTTTGTTGTACACTGGAGGGATGCCGTATATCTATTACGTGGGAGAGGTTGATGATGCGCCAGGCATTATATTAATGGGGTTAATATTGGCAGTTGTTCCATTTATAGTGGCTGTATTTGCTGCAGTTTTACTCAAACTGTTTCAAAATGGTTTGAATATCAAATCTGAAAATGATCTAACCGTTTAA
- a CDS encoding Crp/Fnr family transcriptional regulator, with translation MVRGYFVCDSSEITTWIDTENEVFTSITGFFRNQKSEEYIESLEKTHCDYLEYEDYKYCLNHFPEMRHINRILLEEYYILAEHRVYLARIPNARKRLAFYMQYMKPQIVERIPRKHLASYLAIRPETLSRLMKERI, from the coding sequence ATGGTAAGAGGATATTTTGTTTGTGATTCTTCAGAAATAACAACATGGATAGATACTGAAAATGAAGTTTTCACCTCTATTACCGGCTTTTTTAGAAATCAAAAGAGCGAAGAATATATTGAAAGTTTGGAAAAGACCCATTGCGATTATTTGGAATATGAGGACTACAAATACTGTTTGAACCATTTTCCCGAAATGCGACACATTAACCGTATATTACTCGAAGAATATTACATTCTGGCCGAACACAGGGTTTATTTGGCAAGAATTCCGAATGCCCGAAAGCGGTTGGCCTTTTATATGCAATATATGAAACCCCAGATTGTGGAACGAATTCCTCGAAAGCATTTGGCATCTTATCTCGCCATAAGACCGGAGACTTTATCCAGACTTATGAAAGAAAGAATTTAA
- a CDS encoding PAS domain S-box protein: MKDYSPLFHDNPNPIWVHEIDSKIILEVNEAALDLYGYSRKEFLSLSFQDLLSDVGDLGLSTLFNELDTKKTAWPQKTIVFGKMGNPIKCKFSFQKVFFQDRDCIMVIATNVEHAEEMNSEQSLTDYLRVRASQIAKLGYWKLDIDTGTLIWSDEVYHIWGEERDKFNVNFDSFYNSIHPDDRLLFDQEQGSALEGLQELDFVHRIIRSDGKIKWVHEKGRLIKNSKGKPLSFEGTAQDITAQIEEEQRLKLLESVVTHTNDAVMITDSGPLEEEGPKIVYVNRAFTQMTGYTPEEIIGRTPDMLRGPKTDRNELERFYKTLTKGEPCEVIITNYRKNGSPFWINIAASPVKDAQGRVSHYIAIQRDVSSKINAQLERDFLAKISTTFKENENLGSCLDQVCKLVTLHGGFTFCEVWLPSTHKNSLRFAAMYGKDEAGETFYEHSKNTREMGFGDGLPGTVWETGQSVLWGNIDRNSLFIRKKAAQRSGIKSVLGIPLKHRGTIVGVLAVGTLEREKQFKAHYPVLSKLEDYLGSEINRKRLEEDLTYLFETLPDLICLFDFNGNFLKINKAGCDILGYSEAEIVGSPAHRFIHVEDREISDGLIQKIRDGQETFEIENRYITKTGKPVWLSWHCKVVLDEGVVYATAKDITESKKLQELVSDAFRLARIGGWEIDMIHEKLTWSEGVHQIYETDPLNYEPELEGAINFYREDHREMVKDAVSSAMEKGEAFEYEAAFISAKGNEKWVRAMGQAEIANGKCIRLYGSFQDITQLKEAEHRLLAITNDLPGVTFQYYLYPDGTDKMQSVSQKSQAIWNLTPDECEKHSQLIWDQIKKGGDYEALVQEIQNSVETLQQWHSRWRYIMPNGKIRWHEGYGTPYKLADGTVLFNSMVFDITDEIKLKNLLEETSELSKIGSWEMELLSEPRSDTMYWSPMVRKIIEVDGDYDASLSGGLEFYTPESRPIVEKRIEELIEKGTEYDQEVLLKTGSGKEKWVRIIGKSERANGVCTKIYGSIQDIHAMKTTQLQLQEILGSISDAFYAVDKDWNFTYFNKEAENLLGKKSDEVLGKNLWELFSPVLGTELETVYRRVDKKGRAESFEYLYPGNGSWYEINTYPSNGGVSVYFKNIDERKKASEALESAFREKNMILESIGDAFFAMKEDYTVTYWNKTAERLLGVKREDLIGKNLWDMFPDAVDLPSYTNYNKVLKTREPISFEDYYGIWLEVNAYPSEEGISVFFRDITQKKKANEKILHKTEQLDIIAEMNTELLNYDDWFKVVEKAFGKVGKCIKADRIYYFQNSLNEKTGELETSQRLEWNNEGVPSQINNPMLQNLSFSMVQDFMQPLAQNKAFKAIVSEMPDTETKRLLLEQDIKSILVFPLWVNKKFWGFIGFDDCKSERNWNQDDTSFLRTITTNLSTAIETSMTNQELERSYNEKDQILESIGDAFFAVGRDWTVTYWNKQAEQVLGRKRNEIVGKKLWDEYADAVELEFYAQYHKAMATGKMVTFEEFYPTLNIWFEVSAYPGNEGLSVYFKDITLRKETDIEILRANERFEKVAQATTDAIWDWDIENKIFHRSDGFEKLFGHRVKKRLDESEVWEDSFHADDLSEIKSSLKESLQDPSKEFWKKEYRIVHENGEIKTVVDKGAIIRNGSGQAIRMVGAITDISERIEHERELEELNEALKKNIKDLEITNDQLEQFAFIASHDLQEPLRMITSFLNQLQRKYSGQLDEKADQYIHFATDGAKRMKQIILDLLEYSRAGRSEESPETIDLNELVEEYEVLRSRLIKEKSVKIVKGKFPKVTCYKAPLTQTFHCLMDNAIKYSREGVPPQIKITVSNKKDHWQVKIKDNGIGIDPSFYDKVFIIFQRLHDRDTYGGTGMGLAISKKNVESWGGKIWLESRPGKGSAFYFTINKNKS, translated from the coding sequence ATGAAAGACTATAGCCCATTGTTCCATGATAACCCAAACCCCATTTGGGTCCATGAAATTGATAGTAAGATAATTTTGGAAGTGAACGAGGCGGCTTTGGACCTCTATGGATATTCCCGAAAAGAATTTCTATCTCTCTCATTTCAAGACCTTTTATCTGATGTTGGTGACCTTGGTTTATCAACATTGTTCAATGAATTGGACACTAAGAAAACAGCTTGGCCTCAAAAGACAATTGTTTTTGGGAAGATGGGAAACCCCATAAAATGTAAATTCTCCTTTCAAAAAGTGTTTTTTCAGGACAGGGATTGTATAATGGTGATTGCTACAAATGTAGAACATGCAGAAGAGATGAATTCGGAGCAATCCCTTACCGATTACCTTCGAGTAAGGGCTTCGCAGATTGCCAAATTAGGATACTGGAAACTTGATATAGATACAGGAACATTAATATGGTCGGACGAAGTTTATCATATTTGGGGTGAGGAAAGGGATAAGTTCAATGTCAATTTCGATTCTTTTTATAACAGCATTCATCCAGATGATAGGTTGCTTTTTGACCAAGAGCAGGGGAGTGCTTTGGAGGGTTTGCAGGAACTCGATTTTGTCCATAGGATAATTCGCAGCGATGGAAAAATTAAGTGGGTTCACGAAAAGGGTAGGTTAATTAAGAACAGTAAGGGCAAGCCACTCTCTTTTGAAGGAACCGCCCAGGATATTACAGCACAAATAGAGGAAGAACAGCGGCTTAAACTGTTGGAGAGCGTGGTGACCCACACCAACGATGCCGTTATGATCACCGATTCGGGACCTTTGGAAGAAGAAGGCCCAAAAATAGTTTATGTAAACAGGGCTTTTACCCAAATGACAGGGTACACCCCCGAAGAAATCATTGGCAGAACCCCTGATATGTTAAGAGGTCCAAAGACCGACAGAAATGAATTGGAACGGTTCTACAAAACCTTGACCAAAGGTGAGCCCTGTGAGGTCATCATCACCAATTATCGAAAAAATGGGTCGCCGTTCTGGATCAATATTGCAGCTTCGCCCGTTAAGGACGCCCAAGGGAGGGTCTCACATTATATTGCCATCCAAAGGGATGTTTCATCAAAAATCAATGCCCAGCTCGAAAGGGATTTTTTGGCCAAGATCAGTACCACCTTCAAGGAAAATGAAAATCTGGGCAGCTGCCTTGATCAGGTATGCAAACTGGTCACCCTTCACGGGGGGTTCACTTTTTGCGAGGTTTGGTTGCCCAGCACCCACAAAAACAGCCTTCGGTTCGCGGCCATGTACGGGAAGGATGAAGCTGGGGAAACATTTTATGAACACTCCAAGAATACCAGGGAGATGGGATTTGGCGACGGGCTTCCCGGTACGGTATGGGAAACCGGACAATCGGTGCTCTGGGGCAACATTGACCGGAACAGCCTCTTTATCAGAAAAAAGGCAGCACAACGATCGGGCATTAAGTCGGTGTTGGGCATTCCTTTAAAACACCGGGGCACTATCGTTGGAGTCTTGGCCGTTGGCACCCTGGAAAGGGAGAAACAGTTCAAGGCCCATTATCCCGTACTGTCCAAATTGGAGGATTACTTGGGGTCCGAGATAAACCGCAAGCGTTTGGAGGAGGATCTGACGTACTTGTTCGAGACCCTCCCGGACCTTATTTGCCTGTTTGATTTCAACGGGAATTTCCTTAAAATAAACAAGGCCGGGTGCGACATACTGGGCTACTCCGAAGCTGAGATCGTTGGTTCTCCCGCCCACAGGTTTATACATGTCGAGGACAGGGAAATTTCTGATGGACTGATCCAAAAGATACGGGACGGACAGGAAACCTTCGAGATTGAAAACCGCTACATCACCAAAACGGGCAAACCGGTCTGGCTCAGTTGGCACTGCAAGGTAGTGTTGGACGAAGGCGTGGTCTACGCCACGGCCAAAGATATCACGGAGTCCAAAAAATTACAGGAATTGGTCTCCGATGCATTCCGATTGGCCCGGATAGGTGGCTGGGAAATCGATATGATCCATGAAAAGTTGACATGGTCGGAAGGAGTACACCAAATTTATGAGACCGACCCATTGAACTATGAGCCAGAGTTGGAAGGTGCCATCAATTTCTATAGGGAAGACCACAGGGAGATGGTAAAAGACGCTGTTAGTTCAGCAATGGAAAAAGGAGAGGCTTTTGAATATGAAGCTGCTTTTATCTCGGCAAAGGGCAACGAGAAGTGGGTCAGGGCAATGGGACAGGCCGAAATCGCCAATGGGAAATGTATTCGCCTATATGGAAGTTTTCAGGATATTACCCAATTAAAGGAAGCCGAACATAGGCTTTTGGCCATCACCAACGACCTTCCCGGTGTAACTTTTCAATATTACCTATATCCGGATGGAACCGACAAAATGCAGTCCGTTAGCCAAAAATCCCAAGCAATATGGAATCTTACCCCTGATGAATGCGAGAAACATTCTCAACTTATATGGGATCAGATAAAAAAGGGAGGGGATTATGAAGCGTTGGTGCAAGAAATCCAAAACTCTGTTGAAACACTTCAACAGTGGCATAGCCGATGGCGATATATTATGCCCAATGGTAAAATCCGTTGGCACGAAGGCTATGGTACACCTTATAAATTGGCCGATGGTACCGTTCTCTTCAACTCGATGGTCTTTGATATAACGGACGAGATCAAATTGAAAAATCTCTTGGAGGAGACCTCGGAATTATCCAAGATCGGCAGTTGGGAAATGGAACTGCTTTCAGAGCCTAGAAGCGATACCATGTACTGGTCGCCCATGGTCCGAAAAATAATAGAGGTGGACGGGGACTATGACGCCTCATTGAGCGGCGGCCTTGAATTCTATACCCCCGAAAGCAGGCCAATTGTGGAAAAAAGGATAGAGGAACTTATTGAAAAGGGCACGGAATATGACCAAGAGGTACTGTTAAAAACCGGATCGGGAAAGGAAAAATGGGTACGGATTATCGGAAAAAGCGAACGTGCCAATGGGGTGTGCACCAAAATATATGGAAGTATCCAAGACATACATGCAATGAAAACCACCCAGTTGCAGCTCCAGGAAATTCTGGGCAGTATTTCGGATGCGTTCTATGCCGTGGACAAGGACTGGAACTTTACCTATTTCAACAAAGAGGCCGAAAATTTACTTGGTAAGAAAAGTGATGAGGTACTGGGCAAAAACCTTTGGGAACTGTTTTCCCCTGTCCTGGGTACCGAACTGGAAACCGTGTACAGAAGGGTCGACAAGAAGGGCAGGGCAGAAAGCTTTGAATACCTATATCCTGGAAATGGTTCTTGGTACGAGATCAATACCTACCCTTCCAATGGCGGTGTTTCGGTCTATTTTAAAAACATAGATGAAAGGAAAAAGGCCTCAGAAGCCCTGGAATCGGCCTTTCGGGAAAAAAACATGATTCTGGAGAGTATCGGGGATGCCTTTTTTGCCATGAAGGAGGACTATACGGTAACCTATTGGAACAAGACCGCGGAACGCTTGCTCGGGGTTAAAAGGGAAGACTTGATCGGCAAAAACCTTTGGGACATGTTCCCCGATGCAGTGGACCTGCCCTCCTACACCAACTACAACAAGGTGCTCAAGACCCGTGAACCCATCTCCTTTGAGGACTATTATGGTATTTGGCTGGAAGTCAACGCATATCCATCGGAAGAGGGCATCAGTGTGTTTTTTAGGGACATTACCCAAAAAAAGAAAGCAAACGAGAAAATTCTGCACAAGACAGAGCAGCTGGACATCATTGCCGAAATGAACACGGAGCTGCTCAATTATGACGACTGGTTCAAAGTAGTTGAAAAAGCGTTCGGGAAAGTAGGCAAGTGTATTAAAGCGGACCGGATATATTATTTCCAAAACTCCCTCAATGAAAAAACGGGTGAACTAGAAACTAGCCAGCGCTTGGAATGGAATAATGAAGGGGTGCCTTCCCAGATAAATAACCCCATGCTCCAGAATCTTTCCTTTAGTATGGTACAGGATTTTATGCAACCACTGGCCCAAAACAAGGCTTTCAAGGCCATAGTCAGCGAGATGCCGGATACAGAGACCAAAAGGCTCCTTCTTGAACAGGACATCAAATCCATTTTAGTATTCCCGTTATGGGTCAATAAAAAGTTTTGGGGCTTTATCGGTTTTGACGACTGTAAAAGCGAAAGAAATTGGAACCAAGATGATACTTCCTTTCTAAGGACCATAACAACCAACCTTTCCACGGCAATAGAAACCTCCATGACCAACCAAGAATTGGAACGCTCCTATAATGAAAAGGACCAGATCCTGGAAAGCATTGGGGATGCCTTCTTCGCTGTCGGTAGAGATTGGACAGTCACCTATTGGAACAAACAGGCCGAACAAGTGCTGGGAAGGAAAAGAAATGAGATTGTGGGCAAAAAGCTTTGGGACGAATATGCCGATGCCGTTGAGCTGGAGTTTTATGCACAGTACCACAAGGCCATGGCCACCGGAAAAATGGTCACTTTTGAAGAATTCTACCCCACATTAAATATATGGTTCGAGGTATCGGCCTATCCTGGCAACGAAGGGCTATCGGTCTATTTTAAGGACATCACCTTGCGCAAGGAGACCGATATCGAGATTCTCCGGGCCAACGAGCGCTTTGAAAAGGTGGCACAGGCGACCACGGATGCGATTTGGGACTGGGACATCGAAAACAAGATCTTCCACCGAAGCGATGGATTTGAAAAGCTGTTTGGGCACAGGGTCAAAAAGCGCCTGGATGAAAGCGAGGTATGGGAAGACAGCTTCCACGCGGACGACCTATCGGAGATCAAATCCAGTCTCAAGGAGAGCCTGCAAGACCCTTCCAAGGAATTTTGGAAGAAGGAATACAGGATCGTCCATGAAAACGGAGAAATCAAGACCGTGGTCGACAAAGGGGCCATCATCAGGAACGGGTCCGGGCAGGCCATCCGTATGGTGGGCGCCATCACGGACATCAGCGAGCGCATCGAACACGAAAGGGAATTGGAAGAACTCAACGAAGCGCTCAAAAAAAACATCAAAGACCTGGAAATCACCAACGACCAGTTGGAGCAGTTTGCCTTTATAGCCTCGCACGACCTCCAGGAGCCGCTTCGGATGATTACCAGCTTTTTGAACCAGTTGCAACGAAAATATAGTGGCCAATTGGACGAAAAGGCGGACCAGTACATCCATTTTGCTACCGATGGGGCCAAGAGAATGAAACAGATCATTCTGGACCTCCTCGAATATTCCCGTGCGGGAAGATCTGAGGAGAGCCCCGAGACCATTGACCTGAACGAGCTGGTCGAAGAGTACGAAGTACTGCGGAGCAGGTTGATAAAAGAGAAATCAGTAAAGATCGTCAAGGGGAAATTTCCCAAGGTCACCTGTTATAAGGCGCCATTGACCCAGACCTTCCATTGTTTGATGGACAATGCCATCAAATATTCAAGGGAAGGCGTGCCCCCGCAGATCAAAATCACCGTATCCAACAAGAAAGATCACTGGCAAGTGAAAATCAAGGACAACGGTATTGGCATTGATCCCAGCTTTTATGACAAAGTTTTTATTATCTTTCAACGACTTCATGACAGAGATACCTATGGAGGTACAGGAATGGGGTTGGCCATATCCAAGAAAAATGTGGAATCTTGGGGAGGCAAGATCTGGTTGGAGTCCAGACCAGGTAAAGGAAGTGCCTTTTATTTCACAATAAACAAGAACAAGTCATGA
- a CDS encoding response regulator, with the protein MKTVHILLVEDNEGDIVLTLDAFEESKIRTNISIVKNGNDALDFLFKRNKFANALRPDLILLDINLPIFNGHDVLKRIKQDPSLKKIPVIMLTTSSNQRDINMAYENHTNSYVTKPIDMDDFMKAVLKIEEFWLQLSKLAD; encoded by the coding sequence ATGAAAACTGTACACATATTATTGGTCGAGGACAATGAGGGGGATATTGTACTAACCCTTGATGCCTTTGAGGAGAGCAAGATCAGGACCAATATCAGTATTGTAAAGAACGGTAACGACGCCCTGGACTTTCTTTTTAAAAGGAACAAGTTTGCCAATGCCCTGCGCCCCGATCTTATCCTTTTGGACATCAACCTGCCCATTTTCAACGGGCATGATGTGCTCAAGAGAATAAAGCAAGACCCTTCCTTGAAGAAGATTCCCGTGATCATGCTCACCACCTCATCCAACCAAAGGGACATCAATATGGCATACGAAAATCACACGAACAGTTATGTGACCAAACCTATAGATATGGATGATTTTATGAAGGCTGTTTTAAAAATCGAGGAGTTTTGGTTACAACTCTCCAAATTGGCCGATTAA
- a CDS encoding response regulator, producing MTKDDQPLSILAIEDNPGDFILIDDYLLEKFSAIKVIHQETFESAITELKSFENIDIILLDLILPDMKGEQLVEKIQEVSGNIPIIILTGYSDIGLARKILSKGVADFLIKDEISPEIIYKSIIYALERKSYIAKLNKNKKIYQDLFDFSPQPMWIFDPSTLRFLNVNKAAIDKYGYTLEEFKSMTIKDIRPKNHMEFLEKSLEERKREDRDSYAGVFFHILKSGETICVEIYSNNIEYEGRTVRLILASDITEKQEYVSTVETQNKKLREIAWTQSHVVRAPLARILSVIHILEQDFVEPHDFPFLLDQIKISGDELDKIIQNIVTETNTMMNLSNLKNGKDNNTGG from the coding sequence ATGACGAAGGATGACCAACCACTTTCCATACTGGCAATCGAGGACAATCCCGGTGACTTTATCTTGATCGACGATTATTTGCTCGAAAAATTCAGTGCCATCAAGGTTATCCATCAGGAGACCTTTGAATCTGCCATAACGGAGCTCAAATCCTTTGAAAACATCGATATCATATTGCTGGACCTTATATTGCCCGATATGAAAGGGGAACAATTGGTGGAAAAAATCCAAGAAGTCAGTGGCAATATTCCTATCATTATTTTAACAGGCTACTCGGATATTGGCCTGGCCAGAAAAATATTGTCCAAGGGGGTGGCGGATTTTTTGATCAAGGACGAAATCAGCCCGGAGATCATTTACAAGTCCATTATCTATGCCCTTGAGCGAAAAAGTTACATCGCCAAATTGAACAAAAACAAAAAGATATATCAGGACCTGTTTGATTTCAGTCCCCAGCCTATGTGGATTTTTGACCCATCAACCCTCCGTTTTTTGAATGTCAACAAGGCGGCCATCGATAAATATGGCTATACATTGGAGGAGTTCAAGAGCATGACAATTAAGGACATTAGGCCAAAAAATCACATGGAGTTTTTGGAAAAAAGTTTGGAAGAACGCAAAAGAGAAGACCGGGACAGCTATGCGGGTGTGTTTTTCCATATTTTAAAGTCAGGTGAGACTATTTGTGTAGAGATCTATAGCAATAATATTGAATATGAAGGTAGAACAGTGCGATTGATACTGGCAAGCGACATTACCGAAAAACAGGAATATGTGAGCACAGTTGAAACCCAGAACAAAAAACTTAGAGAGATTGCATGGACGCAATCACACGTAGTCAGGGCACCCTTGGCACGTATACTATCGGTAATCCATATACTGGAACAAGATTTTGTGGAACCCCATGATTTTCCATTTCTGCTTGACCAAATAAAAATATCGGGAGATGAACTGGATAAAATTATCCAAAATATTGTTACTGAAACCAATACAATGATGAATTTAAGTAACTTGAAAAATGGAAAAGACAATAATACTGGTGGATGA